In a single window of the Streptomyces sp. CGMCC 4.7035 genome:
- a CDS encoding maleylpyruvate isomerase family mycothiol-dependent enzyme, with protein sequence MSLHPTLQPYADAWTHSIEAISELVLPLVEGEWNRRTPCPGWSVRDVVSHVIGMDCEMLGDPRPIHTLPRDLFHVTNEYQRYTEMQVDVRRHHTAPEMTSELEYTIIRRNRQLRNESRDPGTKVRGPFGSEQTLEEAMRYRAFDLWVHEQDLRTALGRPGNLDSPGAHIARDELLAALPDVVAKDAGAPPGSAVVFDVHGPIEFLRTVRVDAEGRGSIDGAPSLGPAVSLTLDWETYVRLACGRVTADVVADRIKAEGDPELTAAILLSFAVTR encoded by the coding sequence GTGAGTCTGCATCCCACTCTTCAGCCCTATGCCGATGCCTGGACCCACTCCATCGAAGCGATATCCGAGTTGGTGCTGCCGCTCGTGGAGGGCGAGTGGAACCGGCGTACTCCCTGCCCGGGCTGGTCGGTGCGCGATGTGGTCTCCCACGTCATCGGCATGGACTGCGAAATGCTCGGCGACCCGCGCCCGATCCACACACTCCCGCGCGACCTGTTCCACGTCACGAACGAGTACCAGCGCTACACGGAGATGCAGGTCGACGTCCGCCGCCACCACACGGCGCCGGAGATGACGTCCGAGCTCGAGTACACGATCATCCGCCGCAACCGCCAGCTGCGGAACGAGTCGCGGGATCCGGGCACCAAGGTGCGCGGTCCGTTCGGGAGCGAGCAGACCCTCGAAGAGGCCATGCGGTATCGCGCGTTCGATCTGTGGGTGCACGAGCAGGACCTGCGTACGGCGCTCGGCCGGCCGGGGAACCTGGACTCGCCGGGTGCGCACATCGCGCGCGACGAGCTGCTGGCCGCGCTGCCGGACGTCGTCGCCAAGGACGCGGGGGCGCCCCCCGGTTCGGCGGTCGTCTTCGATGTGCACGGCCCCATCGAGTTCCTGCGCACGGTTCGGGTCGACGCGGAGGGGCGTGGCTCGATAGACGGCGCGCCCTCGCTGGGCCCTGCCGTGTCGCTCACCCTCGACTGGGAGACGTACGTCCGCCTCGCCTGCGGCCGTGTCACCGCGGACGTGGTGGCGGACCGCATCAAGGCGGAGGGCGACCCGGAACTGACGGCGGCGATCCTGCTGTCGTTC